From a region of the uncultured Draconibacterium sp. genome:
- a CDS encoding folylpolyglutamate synthase/dihydrofolate synthase family protein produces the protein MFQRTGPAAYKNTLGNTLKLDEYYGHPHRKYRTIHVAGTNGKGSVSHMLASVLQAAGYKTGLYTSPHLKDFRERIKINGQMMPESAVVDWVSNFVINNDLWKIQPSFFELTVAMAFDYFADQEIDVAIMEVGLGGRLDSTNIITPDVSIITNIGLDHTNLLGDTLEKIAMEKAGIIKTGVPVVIGTTQKETAPVFNEKAQEVDTSIYFSDKEYKVAYSMLSMDGRQQLNVQKQGKDVYPQLALDLLGQYQHENIPAVLKAVDLLNEKDYKITEDRLREGMANVVTTTGLLGRWQVIGTNPLTVCDTGHNEDGIKSIVQQLENTAYKQLHFIFGTVGDKDPGKVLALLPKEARYYFVKADIVRAMNADELAKRAKEFGLVGEVYTSVKEAYKKAKRVADKTDMIFVGGSTFVVAEVL, from the coding sequence ATGTTTCAGAGAACTGGGCCCGCTGCCTATAAAAACACCCTGGGAAATACGTTGAAACTGGATGAATATTATGGTCATCCGCACCGGAAATACCGAACAATCCACGTTGCCGGAACGAACGGGAAAGGATCAGTTTCGCATATGCTGGCTTCAGTGCTTCAGGCGGCCGGGTACAAAACAGGTTTATATACTTCGCCACATCTGAAAGATTTTCGTGAACGCATAAAAATTAATGGGCAAATGATGCCGGAATCGGCTGTGGTTGATTGGGTGAGTAACTTTGTAATTAACAATGATTTGTGGAAAATTCAGCCTTCGTTCTTCGAATTGACGGTGGCTATGGCATTCGATTATTTTGCCGATCAGGAAATTGATGTGGCGATAATGGAAGTTGGGCTTGGCGGACGACTCGATTCTACCAATATTATTACGCCCGATGTGAGTATTATTACCAATATTGGTTTGGATCATACCAACCTGCTTGGAGATACTTTGGAGAAGATCGCCATGGAAAAAGCTGGCATTATAAAAACGGGTGTTCCGGTGGTAATTGGAACAACGCAAAAAGAAACAGCTCCGGTTTTTAATGAAAAAGCACAAGAAGTTGATACTTCAATTTATTTTTCCGATAAGGAATACAAAGTGGCCTATTCGATGTTGAGTATGGATGGCAGGCAGCAACTGAATGTGCAAAAGCAGGGGAAGGATGTGTATCCTCAATTAGCATTGGATTTATTGGGGCAATATCAGCATGAAAATATTCCGGCTGTATTAAAAGCTGTTGACCTTTTAAATGAAAAGGATTATAAAATAACAGAAGATCGTTTGCGCGAAGGAATGGCGAATGTGGTTACAACTACCGGATTGCTGGGCCGCTGGCAGGTAATTGGTACTAATCCGTTAACGGTTTGCGATACCGGGCATAATGAAGACGGAATTAAATCGATTGTTCAACAGTTGGAAAATACAGCTTACAAGCAGTTGCATTTTATTTTTGGCACTGTGGGCGATAAAGATCCGGGGAAAGTTCTGGCACTTTTACCCAAAGAAGCCAGGTATTATTTTGTAAAGGCTGATATCGTCCGGGCAATGAATGCAGATGAGTTGGCAAAACGAGCAAAAGAGTTTGGGCTGGTCGGTGAAGTCTATACGTCAGTAAAAGAGGCCTATAAAAAAGCAAAACGAGTCGCAGATAAAACGGATATGATATTTGTAGGGGGCAGCACCTTTGTGGTAGCAGAAGTACTTTGA
- a CDS encoding PhoH family protein, producing MLSKTKKSKIFVLDTNVILHDHTCIYQFQDNDIILPITVLEELDKFKRGNDLINFQAREFTRVLDEIVGDDIFNGGKSLGAGKGRLRIETGKPFSDELKASFREDIPDHRILAIAEYTAKTYPRRKTVLISKDINLRMKAKSLGIQAEDYKTDQVTDENVLDKTITTFDNFDDQMIDQLYQQGSFAKADVKDFNPDANECYIFRGNQSSALARYDSKSERIYRVEKKSAYGIKPRNAEQTFSLNMLMDPEVRLIALTGKAGTGKTLLALAAAIEQHRQYEQILLARPIVALSNRDIGYLPGDANEKINPYMQPLFDNLAVIKHTFNPRSNEYQLIEEMVKDEKLNITPLAYIRGRSLSNAFFIIDEAQNLTPHEIKTIITRAGEGTKMVFTGDLWQIDSPYLDMKSNGLAYMVDRMRNQELFAHINLVKGERSYLAELASNLL from the coding sequence ATGCTGAGTAAAACCAAAAAGAGTAAAATTTTCGTTCTCGACACAAACGTAATTTTACACGATCACACATGTATTTACCAGTTCCAGGATAACGACATTATCCTTCCGATTACAGTACTCGAGGAGCTGGACAAGTTTAAACGAGGAAACGACCTTATCAACTTTCAGGCACGAGAATTTACCCGGGTGCTCGATGAAATTGTTGGAGATGACATTTTTAACGGCGGGAAATCGCTCGGTGCAGGAAAAGGCCGATTACGAATCGAAACCGGAAAACCGTTCTCGGATGAGCTAAAAGCTTCGTTTCGTGAGGATATTCCCGATCATAGAATCCTGGCTATCGCTGAATATACAGCAAAAACTTATCCGCGCCGGAAAACAGTTCTGATCAGTAAAGACATTAACCTTCGGATGAAAGCCAAGTCGTTGGGAATTCAGGCTGAAGATTACAAAACCGACCAGGTTACCGACGAGAATGTACTGGATAAAACAATCACGACGTTCGATAATTTCGACGACCAAATGATTGATCAGCTTTATCAGCAGGGTTCATTTGCCAAAGCCGATGTAAAAGATTTTAACCCCGATGCCAACGAATGTTACATATTCAGAGGCAACCAGTCGAGTGCACTGGCGCGTTACGACAGCAAATCGGAGCGCATTTACCGGGTAGAGAAAAAATCGGCTTACGGCATAAAACCACGAAATGCTGAACAAACTTTTAGTTTGAACATGCTGATGGATCCGGAAGTACGGTTGATTGCACTTACCGGAAAGGCCGGAACCGGAAAAACTTTATTGGCTTTGGCTGCTGCAATTGAGCAACACCGTCAGTATGAACAGATACTTTTAGCCCGTCCAATTGTGGCATTAAGTAATCGCGACATTGGTTATTTGCCGGGCGATGCCAACGAAAAGATCAATCCGTACATGCAACCGCTTTTCGATAATTTGGCGGTAATTAAACATACTTTCAATCCGCGAAGCAACGAATACCAGCTTATTGAAGAAATGGTGAAAGACGAAAAGCTGAACATCACTCCGTTGGCATACATTCGTGGCAGAAGTTTGTCAAACGCCTTCTTTATTATCGACGAGGCACAAAACCTTACTCCGCACGAGATTAAAACCATTATTACACGTGCCGGCGAAGGAACAAAAATGGTATTCACCGGCGACCTGTGGCAGATCGACTCGCCTTACCTCGATATGAAATCGAATGGTTTGGCCTACATGGTTGACCGCATGCGCAACCAGGAATTGTTTGCACATATTAATTTGGTGAAAGGCGAACGCAGTTATTTGGCCGAACTTGCCAGCAACTTGTTGTAA